One Hordeum vulgare subsp. vulgare chromosome 4H, MorexV3_pseudomolecules_assembly, whole genome shotgun sequence DNA window includes the following coding sequences:
- the LOC123448199 gene encoding protein HEAT STRESS TOLERANT DWD 1-like produces MGRTVKKAGKSKSKKGKGAKKADASSSAAAAVASGPAKVWQPGVDALEEGEELQFDPEAYNYLRGFSIGWPCLSFDVVQDQLGLVRSEFPHTLYGVAGTQAEKAPWNYIGVYKLSNINGKKREPIPSSKVEADSDMDSDSSSDEEEEEEINEDIKPILHLKKVAHAGCVNRIRSMAQQPHICATWGDTGHVQVWDFKSFLNSIADSRPVAHKEDDIIHNHVPLKIFNGHKDEGYAIDWSPLVTGRLVSGDCNSRIHLWEPSSSTWDVHTEPFVGHSASVEDLQWSPTEADVFASCSVDGRICIWDVRTKKEPCMSVKAHNADVNVISWNRLASCMIASGCDDGSFSVRDLRLIKDPDSMVAHFEYHKHPITSVEWSPHEASTLAVSSADHQLTIWDLSLEKDAEEEAEFRAKMKEQANAPEDLPPQLLFVHQGQKDLKELHWHPQIPGMIVSTAADGFNVLMPSNIDTTIAGADKPTLAPLG; encoded by the exons ATGGGTCGCACAGTCAAGAAGGCTGGCAAGTCCAAGTCGAAGAAGGGCAAG GGAGCGAAGAAGGCTGATGCTTCGTCGTCTGCCGCCGCCGCTGTGGCTTCTGGTCCGGCAAAG GTGTGGCAACCAGGTGTAGATGCActcgaggagggagaggagctccAGTTTGATCCCGAGGCTTACAACTATCTCCGAGGATTTAGTATTGGGTGGCCTTGCTTGAG CTTTGATGTTGTGCAAGATCAACTTGGGCTTGTCCGATCAGAGTTCCCACACACATTATACGGCGTTGCTGGAACTCAG GCTGAAAAGGCTCCATGGAATTATATTGGCGTTTACAAGCTTTCCAACATAAACGGGAAGAAGCGGGAACCTATACCATCTTCAAAAGTTGAGGCTGACAGTGATATGGATAGTGACAGCAgcagtgatgaagaagaagaggaggaaattAATGAGGATATAAAGCCCATCCTACAT CTAAAAAAGGTGGCCCATGCGGGGTGTGTAAACAGGATACGCTCCATGGCTCAACAACCACACATATGTGCTACATGGGGAGACACAGGTCATGTTCAG GTGTGGGACTTCAAATCCTTCCTTAACTCAATAGCAGATTCACGGCCAGTTGCACACAAAGAAGACGACATAATCCATAATCATGTACCTTTGAAAATATTCAATGGCCATAAAGATGAAGGATATGCAATTGATTGGAGTCCACTTGTTACTGGAAGACTTGTTTCTG GTGATTGCAACAGTCGCATTCATCTCTGGGAACCATCTTCGAGCACTTGGGATGTACATACAGAACCATTTGTTGGACATTCCGCAAGCGTTGAAGATCTACAG TGGAGTCCCACAGAAGCCGACGTATTTGCTTCTTGTTCGGTGGATGGAAGGATATGTATTTGGGATGTTAGGACCAAGAAGGAACCCTGTATGTCTGTTAAGGCTCACAATGCTGATGTCAACGTTATCTCCTGGAATCG GCTAGCTAGCTGTATGATAGCTTCAGGATGCGACGATGGCAGTTTCTCAGTTCGTGATCTTAGATTAATCAAG GACCCAGACTCAATGGTAGCGCATTTCGAGTACCACAAGCACCCGATTACATCTGTGGAATGGAGCCCACATGAAGCATCAACTTTGGCTGTATCATCGGCCGATCATCAACTCAC AATTTGGGATCTTTCATTGGAAAAAGATGCAGAAGAGGAAGCTGAATTCAGAGCAAAGATGAAAGAGCAGGCAAATGCTCCTGAAGATTTGCCCCCGcaacttctctttgttcatcag GGCCAGAAAGATTTGAAAGAATTGCACTGGCACCCACAGATACCTGGGATGATCGTGTCAACAGCAGCGGATGGCTTCAACGTGCTGATGCCCAGCAACATAGACACAACCATAGCTGGGGCAGACAAACCTACTTTAGCACCACTTGGCTAA